The genomic segment CttttaaaactgctttttaaaagGGCACATCAGGTCTACCTGGGATAATACGGCAGGGCCTCACTTTATAAACACCCACTGAACAAGAGAAAATGTAACTGTTTCACATTGTTTCAAGTGAACCTGTCATTCAACCAAGAAACTGTCACAGAACTGCATCACGTTTGAGATTGAGTTTTCAATTCCAGCAGgttgtgaatgtttttaccTGGTTTTTACTCTGCcaaataatgtgttttcatctgcgtttctTTCTTAaccagattacacaaaaactacttcaCACTGACCCTCGGAGTGCACTTGTAGTTCTGGTATTGGTGGAAGTTAGTAGCTGAATGATTAAGAGCTCCACAGATCACAAAGAAATGACTTGAATAGGTATTTTTATGGTAATTCATGGTGGAATGGCTTACAACAGTGTTAATAGGTCAAATTCTACTCAGCTGCAGAATCAGATTATACACAGTTCGGAATCAGGGGGTGTGGCTTAAAGTCCAGTCATGCTAAATTTTGCAGATCCAGGGTACAAAAGTTTTTGCTGTTATGCTTCTGACATCGCCAAGACAGTTTCCAAGTGTTATTACAAAAACGgccttttaaaaacacaccacaCTCACAGAAGCAGTCAAATAGCTCTTGTGACCTCTTTTCCTTTATTTGCAGGAatctgacctcctcctcctgactggGCTGAGTGTTGTGGTGGTTGGAGCTGTGGGGTCGAGGATCCTGATTCTTTTTATGCCTCCAGTTCAAAGTCAAAGTAGTGCGGGTCAAAGTAATGAATCCTTACGTATCCGTCTTCCCCTCCACTGCTGTAACTGTAGACGACAAGCACAGGAGCAGAAACCCATTATTACAGCGACTACTTTGTTTTACACCTGTGTTATGTGAAGAGCTTATTTGTCTCTTACCTCTTGCCATCGGGGTGGAACGCCACACAGTTGATGGGGCCGAAATGTCCTTTGACCCTGCCGAACTCCTCTTCATAGGCAGCGTGGAAGAACCTGAGGATAGAAAAGAAACGTGGGTCAGCAAATGAACAAGCCATGTTATCACACTAGTATTTTACCTTGTGATGAGTGAACAAAGAATTGCGTTCTTGCATGGTATAAATCCATAAAGTACAAAAGAGTAGTAGGTGGAATAAAGTCATAACATGAGTCAGGTTTAGTCACTTTAGAGGGTGAGAGAGTCTGAAGATCAGTCTGTCACCAATGTTAAGATGAGGAATCTGGAGCATCTCGATCAGTTATACTTTAGTGTAAGTTTCACAATTAAAATCTTTAATCTTCTGTCTTATCAGCACCGCATTATCAAAAGTATCAGGACTTTGGAAAGATTGTGATTTCtactctgaaaacaaaacaacacagaaatgtttgtgGTTGACTGATGCTCATGATGGTAACATCTGTGTTGATGTGCAGAATCAATGACACTGGTTCAAGATGTTGGATCGAGAGAGAGTCAAACACCAGCCAGCAGTTCTGTTCTTGCTGCTTATTTTCACtccaaaaaaaaactttttcctcATGATATGACTTTATTCTCCTTAAATTACAACTAAATAGTCAAAATATTTCCACTTCATTCTTGttatattacaactttattccaAAATCTCAGAAATGTTTGTCTTCAATATGGTCCAACTACTCCGTTACATAATAAACTGTGCCCAGTGTAGTGGAAATGACAAAGCATCTGTGAAACATTAGGTTTAAAGTGGACAGGTTATCATCCTCACCTGGCCTCAAACTTGCCAAtcctggtggaggtggtggtgacCTCCATGGCTTCCTGTCCACCTCCCATCACCAcctgattcacacacacaccgaacacaAGTGTTCCAGGTCAATGATGCgagacagttgttgttgttgcagtagGATACATGTTGTACTAAAGTTTTCTCTTACATGATCCATAATGGGGGAGATAGCGGCAGAGTTGACAGGTCTCTCTGTCTTGAAGGTCTTGATGTGGTCCAGAGTAGCGGAGTCAAagagctgagaggaaacagaagacaGCACAAGCTCAGTGACAGAGAGTGATATCAGACAGAGGGTGATTGTGGGACATAACTGTGAACAGACACAGCAATAATTGTCAGCAAATACATCAATATCAATATGATGCACTGACAAGGTTAAACCGTCTAAAGCTTAGCCGTGTTACACCAAGTTCCCCTTCTTGCTCTTGTCAAGTTGACCATCAGATTCAGAGCACACAACCAGGAACTGGTGATGTTAGGCCTAGATAATAACAGGTAAGTGGAACCAACATTAATTAAAGTTTCATTATTTAATACATCAATACAGGCATCATTCTGAATTTACCAAAACCTGATGGTTCGGCCTTGGGGTGTTCAAAATGCAGTTACAAGACTCATCACCTGATTTCCATTACCAAAAAAAACCTATGGTGCCTttctataataaaataataaaaaatatttgctgTGCATTTCCTTATGCTTACttttaacataataataaagtaacactgaataaaaatatttgCTGTGGATTTCCTTGTGTTCACTTTTGAAAAAGAAACCCAAATAATAGATAACTAACTCTAAACCCAAAAATAACAGTGTTCATATACCTTTTCACCTTAATTGTGTTATTAACAATTCTTTCAAAACTAGAATGTGCAACCATGTGTCACTCGATGTGAAACAAACTGTCAACACTTCCACAGCGAATGTGTTGTAAACATAAGTAATACAACTCACACTAAGATCCAATGTTGATCAGCAATTTGTCCACCTGCTTCTGCATCTCTTTCTGTATTAGTTCAAACACTTTCCAGTTTACGTTTTGTCCGTCCATCGACAGCTGGATGAGGATGAGTTTCTTCGTTGTCGAAGCTGCAGTAGCTTCGTTGGATGTATTTGATACACCAGAGTTCATAAATTCACAAAATGAGGATTGCGGTGCTAGCAGCAGCTGTTTCATGCTTTTCCCCCCAATTCATGTAACCAACAGGTGCACCCCTGCCACGTTTGAAATGTTGAATGTTTTACAGCACACCTCAGTCTTAAAAATTATTTAGCTTGTTGTGTCTGATGTTCTGTTTTCTTGCTGTTATTTGTCCtcattgtgaagcactttgcaacgGCTGTTTTGAAAGGTAGTTATTATTAACTAGTCAGTTTTCTGTGCGAGTTCAGCTTGTAAGCTGAGTTGGGTTCGTTCCACAAGCAGTTGTAAAGGCTGTAAGAAACACTGGGTGTAGTGTCTTGTCACACAAAATGACTGAAATGCTGGAGCTGGTACCCCAAAAAAATGACACAGGAAAACTTTCATTTTTCAACTATAATTGTAATGATGCTTGTGGAattatgttttgtctttatatGCGACAATAACAGATATTCTAAACTGTGTGATTACAGCTGCATAGTGAGCCTGGAGAGTTGACAGATGTCTTACCTTGGCGCTGTTGTCTTTTGAGGCACTGATGAACATCGTGAGGTCCACTGATGTCTGGATGTCGTTGATCTGTTTGGTGTGCTCCTTGGCCTTCTTCAGGATCTCTCCAGACTGTCCACAAATAACAGACATCAGGACATGCTAGTGGAATCTTCAAAATGTCTCTCTCCTGACTTCCTGGTCACCCTTGCCTCAACACTTACATATATACGCTTTACATCCTTACTcagtgaaaaatacaaatacttatTTTCTGGCAAATTAAGTACTTATAATAATTATTGCATTCCAATATGTTACCAGTACCTTGGCGCTGAACTGGTTGAACTCTCCGTTCTCGTGACCAGCGATGACGAACTCTCCCAGAGGCCCCCACACAGCACTGGTGATCTTGTGATCGTTGCAGGGTATCGACAGGTACGGCTGgttgtcctctgcagagatggagggatttGCTTGTTATTCAAATGTGAACAGCTGTATTCCTGCTGATCAATATATTCTCCAGCAGTGTTACTGGGTCACTG from the Paralichthys olivaceus isolate ysfri-2021 chromosome 20, ASM2471397v2, whole genome shotgun sequence genome contains:
- the eif3i gene encoding eukaryotic translation initiation factor 3 subunit I — its product is MKPILLQGHERSITQIKYNREGDLLFSVAKDTVTNVWYSVNGERLGTYNGHTGAVWCVDCDWDTKNVLTGSADNSCRLWDCETGKQLALLHTNSAVRTCGFDFSGNIIMFSTDKQMGYQCFLNFFDLRDPQQIEDNQPYLSIPCNDHKITSAVWGPLGEFVIAGHENGEFNQFSAKSGEILKKAKEHTKQINDIQTSVDLTMFISASKDNSAKLFDSATLDHIKTFKTERPVNSAAISPIMDHVVMGGGQEAMEVTTTSTRIGKFEARFFHAAYEEEFGRVKGHFGPINCVAFHPDGKSYSSGGEDGYVRIHYFDPHYFDFELEA